One Malassezia restricta chromosome VI, complete sequence genomic region harbors:
- a CDS encoding TBC domain protein, protein MADSAYIRDTYAHFTRTGVPHDGIAEGVEHTRYKQDVPPWECVDPPTSPPPALHVDRYGFFDTPKQPSCIVLARHVYVHRRMLQRTRQARTPKSHVREPSADHVKTMLDHRASSDQRRASRRTRKWHGMLNASERCIEAGVSNTLLQRRVFKGIPDDMRGLAWYALSAQHSSHDPRLLSLTDYLQHASTSDVQIDLDIPRTVRGHKAFHTRYGRGQCDLFGVLHAMSLMCAECGYCQGMGPLAAMLLMHMPASDALRVMQRMHDVYGFHELFRPGFPGLRAEFYVLSQLLDALVPRMAQALAQAGLAPSAYATRWLLTVFHDALPHATQLRVWDIFMACGRDALLVVAVGLLRALDMERYASRTNDMLECLWSPFLPEDDDALLAWVQHTLHRRRVQTCIQQSRAEWSRLVEQGLDGSAFV, encoded by the coding sequence ATGGCCGACTCGGCGTACATTCGCGATACCTACGCTCACTTCACGCGCACAGGCGTGCCCCATGATGGGATAGCGGAGGGTGTAGAGCATACGCGGTACAAGCAGGACGTGCCGCCCTGGGAATGTGTGGACCCGCCTACCTcaccgccgccggcgctgcatgtcgaCCGGTACGGATTCTTTGACACGCCGAAACAGCCGTCCTGCATCGTGCTGGCCCGACATGTGTACGTACACAGACGTATGCTACAACGTACGCGGCAAGCACGCACGCCCAAGTCTCACGTGCGTGAGCCATCGGCGGACCATGTCAAGACGATGCTCGATCACAGGGCATCGTCAGATCagaggcgcgcatcgcggcgTACGCGCAAGTGGCACGGCATGCTGAACGCAAGCGAGCGGTGCATCGAAGCGGGCGTGTCCAATACCCTTCTCCAAAGGCGCGTATTCAAAGGCATCCccgacgacatgcgcgGCTTGGCATGGTACGCCCTTTCGGCCCAGCACAGCAGCCACGACCCACGCCTCCTATCTCTGACTGACTATCTCCAGCATGCGTCAACGTCCGACGTACAGATTGATCTGGACATCCCACGCACTGTGCGTGGTCACAAAGCATTCCATACGCGGTATGGACGCGGTCAATGCGACTTGTTTGGTGTGCTGCATGCCATGAGTCTTATGTGCGCCGAGTGTGGCTACTGCCAGGGCATGGGCCCCCTCgccgccatgctgctgatGCACATGCCGGCAtcggatgcgctgcgtgtcatgcagcgcatgcacgacgTGTACGGCTTTCACGAGCTCTTTCGACCTGGCTTCCCAGGCCTCCGAGCCGAGTTCTATGTGCTGTCCCAACTTCTGGACGCACTCGTCCCACGTATGGCCCAGGCCCTAGCGCAAGCAGGACTTGCACCTAGCGCTTACGCCACACGCTGGCTCCTAACCGTGTTCCACGATGCACTGCCCCACGCGACCCAACTGCGCGTCTGGGATATCTTTATGGCATGTGGCCGAGACGCGTTGCTCGTCGTGGCCGTCGGCCTCCTTCGTGCCCTGGACATGGAGCGATATGCCAGCCGCACAAACGACATGCTCGAATGCCTGTGGTCCCCTTTCTTGCccgaagacgacgacgcgctcctgGCATGGGTACAACACACCctgcacaggcgccgcgtccaAACCTGTATACAGCAGTCACGCGCCGAGTGGAGCCGTCTTGTGGAGCAAGGCCTCGACGGCTCGGCCTTTGTGTAA
- a CDS encoding TBC domain protein, whose translation MTSRTRPAPPLTALCRRVILRHISTLYDVGDMPYRVAAPLLQQCKPEQLRMIEEASPHLLEHTNDIWQRACLRDFSELRKAQKDGTLEAPPSWRALYLTKQQQTEEAKALATARIKGRYAEHSAQKDAKKLVVSNVPIPTHRRARRPAPSRPSTPYESKGRSMLLKARTGLAMRTRQMMRPRGLRPPRRTPPSSRP comes from the exons ATGACGTCGAGAacgcggccggcgccgccgctgacAGCCCTATGTCGGCGAG TCATTCTACGTCACATTTCGA CTCTGTACGATGTAGGGGACATGCCCTACCGAGTTGCAGCACCCCTCTTGCAGCAGTGCAAACcggagcagctgcgcatgaTCGAGGAGGCTTCACCccacctgctcgagcataCGAACGATATTTGGCAACGTGCTTGTCTTCGCGACTTTtccgagctgcgcaaggcACAAAAGGACGGCACGCTAGAAGCGCCGCCCAGCTGGCGCGCCTTGTACCTGACCAAGCAGCAACAAACAGAAGAAGCCAAGGCCCTCGCTACAGCACGCATCAAGGGCCGGTATGCCGAGCACAGCGCACAAAAAGATGCGAAAAAACTTGTCGTGTCTAACGTCCCTATACCCACTCAccgccgcgctcggcggcccGCGCCGTCCCGGCCATCCACGCCATACGAGTCCAAGGGACGATCCATGCTGCTCAAGGCACGCACAGGCCTCGCGATGCGGACGCGCCAGATGATGCGCCCCCGCGGCTtgcgcccgccgcgccgcacacCTCCCTCGTCTCGTCCATAG
- a CDS encoding mitochondrial distribution and morphology protein 34, which yields MSFNFAWPQFSPEFYQYAMETLTMALNRGQKPKSIVGDIIVKELHMGTTPPELEILEIGDLSRERFRGIFRFVYSGDAYLEFSTGVQANPLARGSDEPSFFRASSTARGMLFAASPLTVPMRVRLSEVKLRAIVVLVVSRNKGITLVFKNDPLESVKVSSTFDGVGVIQRYLQEEIEGQLREMFRDDLPSIIHRLSQDWLCADMDDKATPPRPTPPPAPSVDHARPSAPSSMDSEAWPIDDTADVPLSVLALEEATPSTHSPHLAKLAATSQGSRGLKDLVQPSSSQGSSYARTFHTTSRVRVPHTLTSPTSLSMPATPTRPNPVSSDISGHLAELLRANHTLSPFTPHPRLVALRTMPAHRARPSRVHAQQKRSFSLS from the coding sequence ATGTCGTTCAACTTTGCATGGCCCCAGTTCTCTCCCGAGTTTTACCAATATGCGATGGAGACACTGACGATGGCGCTCAATCGGGGCCAGAAGCCCAAGTCGATCGTGGGCGACATCATTGTCAAGGAACTGCATATGGGCACGACGCCACCTGAACTCGAGATTCTCGAGATTGGCGACTTGTCGCGCGAGCGTTTTCGGGGTATTTTCCGGTTTGTGTACAGTGGGGATGCGTACCTCGAATTTTCGACGGGCGTCCAGGCGAATCCGCTCGCGCGTGGTTCAGACGAGCCGAGCTTCTTCcgtgcctcgtccacgGCCCGCGGCATGTTATTCGCGGCGAGTCCACTGACTGTGCccatgcgcgtgcgtcttTCGGAGGTCAAGCTACGTGCCATTGTGGTGCTAGTTGTCTCGCGCAACAAAGGCATCACGCTCGTATTCAAAAACGACCCCCTCGAGAGCGTCAAGGTCAGCTCTACGTTCGACGGTGTCGGTGTGATTCAGCGCTACCTGCAGGAAGAAATTGAGGGGCAGCTCCGCGAAATGTTTCGTGACGACTTGCCCAGCATCATTCACCGCCTGAGTCAAGACTGGCTCTGTGCAGACATGGACGACAAAGCCACGCCACCTCGTCCGACGCCGCCACCTGCCCCATCCGTCGATCACGCGCGGCCATCGGCGCCCTCGTCCATGGACTCGGAGGCATGGCCTATCGACGACACAGCTGATGTGCCTCTCTCTGTGCTGGCATTGGAAGAggcgacgccgtcgacgcatTCACCACACCTCGCCAAGCTCGCTGCCACATCGCAAGGCTCACGCGGCCTCAAAGACCTCGTCCAGCCGTCTTCATCGCAAGGCTCCTCTTATGCACGCACCTTTCACACCACAAGtcgcgtgcgtgtgccgcatACGCTCACCTCACCGACGTCGCTGTCGATGCCCGCTACGCCCACCCGACCCAATCCGGTCAGCTCCGACATCTCCGGACACCTGGCCGAATTGCTTCGTGCGAATCATACACTGAGTCCCTTTACACCCCACCCGCGTCTTGTGGCactgcgcacgatgccggctcatcgcgcacgccctAGTCGTGTGCACGCTCAGCAAAAGCGGTCATTCTCGCTGTCCTAG
- a CDS encoding magnesium transporter, with translation MNRVGGSLAASVARHIRSPVRVACAVPRRPYTMSELPPRPGAGVSGVGLTQLSPNILLRCTILDSKGSIKTISGLFKKSELCSHHGLQPRDLRKIDSRVPNLVPTILARRTGILVNILHIRAMVKSDAVLLFESYHTSNPRLHSAFVYNLEHNLRQNASSLPYEFRALESILASVLDALRSELSWLRIVVDDLLEALEDDIDREKLRMLLQISRKLNGFLSRSRGVKVAVTEVLENDEDMALMYLTDAQKGVLKTEKSNLEDLELLLESFEKQVEEVISEIDQICANVNNTQEIVELILDSNRNRLLTLDLGTSIVTLGVSAATLFVGLFGMNLTSHLEEHPHAFYLMSGVAYVMALLVSVAGLRRLARLRRIGLSVGGSSTAAFGAQSPRKPDAHLVSHARAWWWRENQFRAMQRKQSQHHAHEHLRSMDYAMPPSDPLDPAELNAGPSPHDTNKNGS, from the coding sequence ATGAACCGAGTGGGCGGGTCGCtcgcggcgtcggtggcgaGGCATATTCGCTCGCcggtgcgtgtggcgtgcgctgtgccgAGGCGTCCGTATACCATGTCGGAGCTGCCGCCACGCCCGGGGGCGGGTGTATCGGGCGTAGGACTCACGCAGCTCTCGCCCAACATCCTGCTGCGGTGCACGATTCTGGACTCGAAGGGCTCGATCAAGACGATTTCGGGCCTGTTTAAAAAGTCGGAGCTGTGTTCGCATCACGGGCTCCAGCCGCGGGATCTTCGAAAGATTGATTCACGCGTGCCCAACTTGGTGCCGACGATCTTGGCGCGCCGGACGGGCATCCTGGTGAATATTCTGCACATCCGCGCGATGGTCAAGTCGGATGCGGTGCTGTTGTTTGAGAGCTATCATACGAGCAATCCGCGGCTTCACTCCGCCTTTGTGTACAATTTGGAGCACAATCTGCGGCAAAatgcgtcgtcgctgccgtACGAGTTCCGTGCGCTGGAATCGATCCTTGCgtcggtgctggatgcgctgcgctcTGAGCTCAGCTGGCTGAGGATCGTGGTGGACGACCTGCTTGAGGCGCTGGAAGACGACATTGACCGAGAGAAactgcgcatgctgctgcaaaTCTCGCGCAAACTGAACGGCTTTCTCAGTCGATCGCGCGGTGTCAAAGTGGCCGTGACAGAAGTGCTCGAGAATGACGAGGACATGGCGCTCATGTATCTGACCGATGCCCAAAAGGGCGTCCTCAAGACGGAGAAGAGCAATTTGGAGGatctcgagctgctgctcgagagTTTCGAGAAGCAGGTGGAAGAGGTCATTTCGGAGATTGACCAGATCTGTGCGAACGTGAACAATACGCAGGAGATCGTCGAGCTGATCCTCGACAGCAACCGCAACCGGCTCCTCACGCTGGACCTCGGCACGAGTATCGTGACGCTCGGCGTGTCGGCCGCGACGCTCTTTGTCGGCCTGTTCGGTATGAACTTGACCTCGCATCTCGAGGAGCACCCACATGCCTTTTACCTAATGAGTGGCGTTGCCTACGTGATGGCGCTCCTCGTGTCGGTCGCAGGGCTGCGTCGGCTCGCGCgcttgcggcgcatcggccTGTCGGTCGGCGGCAGTAGCACCGCGGCGTTCGGCGCTCAGTCGCCGCGCAAGCCAGACGCCCACCTCGTGTCACACGCCCGTGCGTGGTGGTGGCGTGAGAATCAGTTccgcgcgatgcagcgcaaaCAGAGCCAGCACCATGCGCACGAGCACCTGCGGTCGATGGACTatgccatgccgcccagcgACCCGCTAGACCCGGCTGAGCTGAATGCGGGGCCGTCGCCCCACGACACGAACAAGAACGGATCATGA
- a CDS encoding cyclin, whose product MANMVVSAHMGLPYANQCDPHTGRPYDAASYAQPVYLCAPPPAPKPQAARTYCPPQFILQAYPYDAWYGSAPMMMPPPPPVPSWPPQPPAMPRVDAWGMYRAPVPAWPPPYAVPPQMPTYAGAAHPMHVPLPPAPPVCPEPEPEACDVVQSEVARPPVPLEKTAVILSHFGAEAVWRTSAELVGLRRSATRSGARLSLHRETRSLSPESLPTDDCLSASSYSSHSMAEPVTPPNITPTLSEEALSEPPLVSLPPSHDERSADLHRLVRAMGHMQQRPFPSLDQCTGRTGLPMSKSVTVALTPATTPSRRARISMKREHAALLGEVNPAFRHFTHQVLTQTLVSPMTLLLALHYIHMLQGTMWPDDGSGDTHAGLSLLAQPISTTPFKLLTLGLMMANKFLDDHTFLNKTWHEITGIPLDELNRMESFFLCRTQFHLAVSDSAWRQHLQAVRADMYAYEKQAGQEDSKMVATLDQLLAAQVSGLCI is encoded by the coding sequence ATGGCCAATATGGTGGTATCTGCTCACATGGGCCTCCCATACGCGAATCAATGTGACCCACATACAGGTAGGCCATACGACGCCGCTTCGTATGCGCAGCCTGTGTATCTGTGTGCTCCGCCACCGGCGCCGAAGCCGCAGGCGGCTAGGACGTATTGTCCGCCGCAGTTCATCTTGCAGGCGTACCCGTACGATGCGTGGTACGGCTCGGCACCGATGatgatgccgccgccgcctcctgTGCCGTCATGGCCACCACAGCCGCCCGCTATGCCGCGTGTGGACGCGTGGGGCATGTAccgtgcgcctgtgccagccTGGCCGCCGCCGTATGCTGTGCCGCCTCAGATGCCTACGTATGCTGGCGCTGCTCATCCGATGCATGTGCCCCTGCCGCCCGCGCCACCCGTGTGCCCTGAGCCAGAGCCGGAGGCGTGCGATGTCGTCCAAAGCGAGGTGGCTCGTCCGCCCGTGCCACTGGAAAAGACGGCCGTGATTCTATCGCATTTCGGGGCTGAGGCGGTATGGAGGACGAGTGCGGAGCTCGTGGGGCTGAGGCGATCCGCGACGCGCAGTGGCGCTCGGCTCTCGCTGCACCGCGAGACGCGTTCGCTCTCGCCCGAGTCACTGCCTACGGACGACTGCCTCTCGGCGTCTTCGTACAGTTCGCACAGTATGGCGGAGCCAGTGACACCGCCGAACATTACTCCGACGCTGTCGGAGGAGGCGCTCAGTGAGCCGCCGCTtgtgtcgctgccgcccTCGCACGATGAGCGATCAGCTGATTTGCAccggctcgtgcgtgcgatgggacacatgcagcagcgtccCTTCCCGTCGTTGGATCAGTGCACGGGTCGAACGGGCCTGCCCATGTCCAAGTCGGTGACGGTGGCGCTCACGCctgcgacgacgcccagTCGTCGTGCACGGATATCGATGAAGCGGGAGCATGCGGCGTTGCTGGGCGAAGTCAACCCGGCTTTTCGGCATTTCACGCACCAGGTGCTCACGCAGACGCTTGTGTCGCCGATGACCCTGCTGCTGGCTCTGCACTACATCCATATGCTGCAGGGAACGATGTGGCCGGACGATGGCTCAGGCGACACGCATGCGGGCCTGAGTTTGCTGGCGCAGCCGATTTCCACCACACCCTTCAAGCTGCTTACGCTTGGTCTGATGATGGCCAACAAGTTCTTGGACGACCACACGTTCCTGAACAAGACATGGCACGAGATCACGGGGATTCCGTTGGACGAACTCAACCGCATGGAATCGTTTTTCCTCTGTCGAACGCAGTTCCACCTCGCCGTGTCGGACTCTGCGTGGCGTCAGCACTTGCAGGCGGTGCGGGCCGACATGTATGCGTACGAAAAACAGGCGGGTCAGGAAGATTCGAAGATGGTGGCTACGTTGGATCAGTTGCTGGCGGCGCAAGTATCGGGATTGTGTATTTAA